From Polynucleobacter paludilacus:
TCTTTATTAAATGAACTTGGAATCTCAATTGAAGGTATTGCCATGGGAATAGTAAATGCCCCATTGCCTGACAAATAATAAGTCGTAGATTGATTCCGATAGTCAGCGAAGTAGGACTCAACGCCAACCTCAATTAAGCGGCCCAATGCCTCTGGGAACGTTAACAAGCCAGCATGAGATTCACGAGCGCATTTTTCAATAACTTCTTTTGTATTCGGATTCATAAGCAACCTTAAATTGATAGCTTGAATTATCTCGCCTCATAAATGAAAAAACCACCCGAAGGTGGTTTTGGTATTTCTTGGTGGCCC
This genomic window contains:
- a CDS encoding DUF1398 family protein; protein product: MNPNTKEVIEKCARESHAGLLTFPEALGRLIEVGVESYFADYRNQSTTYYLSGNGAFTIPMAIPSIEIPSSFNKEDVVSAIRGAQSDAVRYPEFIKLTMSAGCIGYIVWIAGKYVNYFGRQGEVHIEHFPQG